In Harmonia axyridis chromosome X, icHarAxyr1.1, whole genome shotgun sequence, a single window of DNA contains:
- the LOC123686434 gene encoding insulin-like receptor isoform X1, whose protein sequence is MAAEGISQSTSQPPWRSVFVTGPITLFVLLIICDVSAQNALSEYQDGICKSVDIRNSLETFERLRGCRVVEGFVQILLFDNVNKTLLSNISFPELMEITDYLLLYRVNGLRSVGQLFPNLTVIRGQNSFYKYSLIVFEMSSLQEIALHSLSNITNGYIRIDKNPSLCFIKSIDWEKIVSGNEQDINYINPMKPENECPICPGEETSKEVIGTQSCPIAPYKSKTIEVNRKRHLCWNRSHCQKICPKNCTACNNRGECCNKDCLGGCADDDVNNCKVCSNFEVWEGGVRKCVDKCPHNTLEFLGRRCITPSECKNMPRPINLPGSEPLHPYNIHLNKKCVLKCPVNMNVDQQICVPCEKGKCKKPCQGMNIDSVETAKQLTGCTQITGSLEIQIRGGSNVVNELEESLSMIEEIDGYLKIVRSFPLVSLNFLKSLKRIRGNSLDSQKSVFVVLDNQNLQDLWDWKDNRTLTIDKGRLFFHFNPKLCLDKIRTLQSKTGLYPPFTELEVANSSNGDKIACDVKQLNVSLKQIGSRAVSISWQPFKLDDQRNLLGYIVYSIQTKYRNLTLYDGRDACGGDGWRVDDVTIQEDHEQEVVHLLTHLKPYTQYAFYVKTYTIAKENNGAQSNITYFTTSPSEPSTPPKLTVTSDSSDSLKITWAPPLNPNGNITHYIVWGKKQTSNIDFYRNFCEDSNFITIVAAPTHQTTSSEPPPNVDNSSNITNGTCSCDDKGMKESSINEEIQTDRIEFENALHNEVYIRKPIETRKRRAAEFVNSTIRGGDLFHKEVPSPQTELVINNLHHFTSYEISVQACRKKEEGKEEDRNPELCSQTKQENNVKTLVKDGADDIKRIYVINQTMESVTIRWDDLEDPNGMIFKYFIEYKRNTENAKPSVNCITHDDWKKQGRIYTLKLSPGNYSLRVRAITAGSFGKYSPYAFFVIKEPSKFTVLIMSIVLPLFVMGLLTIFLCYKKQKMQKNGPGILVPTINPEYMPTVYVPDEWEIPRKNVELKTELGQGSFGMVYEGKVFDIRGIAEMKCAVKTVNDNSTDSSLYCRERLEFLNEASVMKGFDTAHVVKLLGVVSQGQPTFVVMELMANGDLKSYLRSQRPDSDSFTPNGRHSPTLKQILQMAIEIADGMAYLSAKKFVHRDLAARNCMVSENLVVKIGDFGMTRDIYETDYYRKGTKGLLPVRWMAPESLKDGVFTSSSDVWSYGVVLWEMATLASQPYQGLSNDQVLRYVIDGGVMERPENCPDKLYTLMRFCWQHKASARPSFLKLCSLLLEDASPGFAEVSFYHSSAGLEARTSRPTPSPSQDDPSTPLRPKEDTADNLSLTNSNQDSDIELDIESGTHINFPSINNYDCKDSVTTTANGYLSGCPTNGVATTQC, encoded by the exons ATGGCCGCAGAAGGCATTTCTCAATCGACCAGTCAACCTCCTTGGAGGAGCGTCTTCGTCACAGGGCCAATCACTCTCTTCGTCCTTCTAATCATCTGCGATGTTTCAGCACAGAATGCTCTAAGCGAGTACCAAGATGGAA tttGCAAGAGCGTGGACATTAGAAATTCATTGGAAACGTTCGAGAGGCTGAGAGGTTGTCGTGTCGTGGAAGGTTTTGTACAAATATTACTATTCGACAATGTAAACAAGACTTTATTATCGAATATTAGTTTCCCTGAACTCATGGAAATAACAgactatttattattatatagagtAAATGGACTGCGAAGTGTAGGACAACTCTTTCCTAATTTAACAGTTATAAGAGGACAAAATAGTTTTTATAAATACTCTCTCATAGTGTTCGAAATGTCATCACTTCAGGAGATCGCACTGCATTCATTATCGAACATAACCAATGGATATATAAGAATAGACAAGAACCCATCTTTATGCTTCATCAAATCCATCGATTGGGAGAAAATTGTTAGCGGTAATGAACAAGATATAAATTATATCAACCCAATGAAACCTGAGAACGAGTGTCCTATATGTCCTGGAGAAGAAACCTCAAAAGAAGTGATTGGAACCCAATCTTGCCCCATTGCTCCTTACAAATCCAAAACTATAGAAGTCAATAGAAAGAGACATCTCTGCTGGAATAGGTCTCATTGCCAGAAAATCTGCCCTAAAAACTGCACTGCCTGCAATAACAGAGGAGAGTGCTGCAATAAAGACTGTCTAGGTGGCTGTGCTGATGATGATGTGAACAACTGTAAAGTTTGTAGTAATTTCGAAGTGTGGGAAGGTGGTGTACGTAAATGTGTGGATAAATGCCCTCACAACACCTTAGAA TTTTTAGGTAGAAGATGCATTACCCCATCCGAATGCAAAAACATGCCAAGACCTATCAATCTACCTGGTAGTGAACCTTTGCACCCCTACAATATCCATCTGAATAAAAAATGCGTTCTCAAATGCCCTGTGAATATGAACGTCGATCAACAGATCTGCGTGCCATGTGAAAAAG GTAAATGTAAAAAACCCTGCCAAGGCATGAACATCGACAGCGTGGAGACGGCCAAACAACTGACTGGGTGCACTCAAATAACTGGTTCTCTTGAGATACAAATACGGGGAGGAA GTAATGTGGTCAACGAACTCGAAGAAAGCTTGAGCATGATCGAAGAAATTGACGGCTATCTCAAAATCGTTCGATCTTTTCCCTTGGTGTCTTTGAACTTTCTGAAGAGTCTGAAACGAATAAGAGGCAATTCTCTGGACAGTCAAAA atCGGTCTTCGTCGTGTTGGATAACCAGAATCTGCAAGATCTTTGGGACTGGAAGGACAACAGAACCTTGACAATTGACAAGGGACgtctgttttttcattttaacccGAAACTATGCCTGGATAAGATAAGAACCTTGCAGAGTAAAACTGGACTCTACCCTCCTTTCACTGAACTAGAAGTAGCAAATAGTTCCAATGGGGATAAAATTGCCT GTGATGTTAAACAGCTGAACGTGAGCTTGAAACAAATTGGTAGCAGGGCAGTTTCTATCAGTTGGCAGCCGTTTAAACTTGATGACCAACGAAATTTGTTGGGATATATCGTTTACAGTATTCAGACCAAATACAGGAATCTCACTTTGTACGATGGAAGGGATGCTTGTGGTGGTGATGG aTGGCGAGTGGATGATGTCACTATACAGGAGGATCACGAACAAGAAGTTGTTCACCTCTTGACCCATTTGAAACCCTACACACAGTATGCTTTCTACGTGAAGACTTACACAATTGCAAAAGAAAACAATGGAGCACAAAGTAACATAACTTATTTTACAACGAGTCCATCAG AACCATCTACTCCTCCAAAGTTGACCGTGACCAGCGACAGCAGTGACTCATTGAAAATAACATGGGCGCCTCCACTAAATCCCAATGGTAACATCACCCATTACATTGTCTGGGGTAAAAAGCAGACCAGCAACATCGACTTCTACAGGAACTTTTGTGAAGATT CTAATTTCATCACGATTGTAGCAGCCCCTACCCATCAGACAACAAGCAGTGAACCACCTCCGAACGTTGATAATTCGAGCAATATCACTAACGGCACCTGCTCCTGCGATGACAAGGGTATGAAAGAAAGCAGCATCAACGAGGAGATCCAGACCGATAGAATTGAGTTTGAGAACGCGCTTCATAACGAAGTGTACATCAGAAA ACCAATCGAAACCAGAAAGCGTAGAGCTGCTGAGTTCgttaattcgacaattagag GTGGCGATTTATTCCATAAAGAGGTCCCGTCTCCGCAAACGGAATTGGTGATTAACAATCTGCATCATTTTACATCCTACGAAATCTCTGTACAAGCCTGCCGTAAGAAGGAAGAAGGAAAAGAGGAAGATAGGAATCCCGAGCTGTGCAGCCAAACGAAACAAGAGAACAATGTAAAGACGTTGGTGAAAG ATGGCGCGGATGATATCAAGAGGATTTACGTTATCAACCAAACGATGGAGAGTGTGACCATCAGATGGGACGATTTGGAAGATCCAAATGGAATGATCTTCAAGTACTTCATCGAGTATAAAAGAAACACAGAGAAT GCCAAGCCTTCTGTTAATTGTATTACACACGACGATTGGAAGAAGCAAGGCAGAATATATACCTTGAAGTTGAGTCCTGGCAATTATAGTCTCAGGGTACGCGCAATAACTGCTGGAAGTTTTGGGAAGTATTCTCCTTATGCCTTTTTTGTGATAAAAGAACCCAGCAAATTCACCGTTTTAATCATGAGTATTGTTCTACCTCTATTTGTGATG ggttTGCTGACGATATTCTTGTGTTATAAAAAGCAGAAAATGCAGAAAAACGGTCCTGGAATATTAGTTCCTACAATCAATCCTGAATATATGCCAACTGTGTATGTCCCTGACGAGTGGGAAATACcaagaaaaaatgttgaattgaagacTGAATTGGGACAGGGTAGTTTTGGTATGGTTTATGAAGGAAAAGTATTCGATATAAGAGGAATTGCCGAGATGAAATGTGCCGTTAAGACCGTAAATGATAATTCTACGGATAG CTCTTTATATTGCAGAGAACGTCTAGAATTTCTGAACGAGGCATCAGTCATGAAGGGCTTCGATACGGCGCATGTGGTTAAACTGCTCGGTGTCGTGTCGCAAGGCCAACCTACGTTTGTAGTTATGGAATTAATGGCGAATGGCGATTTAAAATCATATCTCAGGTCGCAAAGGCCAGATTCCGATAGCTTCACGCCGAACGGAAGACATTCCCCCACCCTTAAGCAAATCCTGCAGATGGCCATCGAAATAGCAGACGGAATGGCTTATTTGTCCGCTAAGAAATTCGTGCACAGAGACTTAGCAGCGAGGAACTGCATGGTTTCCGAGAACTTAGTTGTTAAAATCGGCGACTTCGGCATGACACGTGATATTTACGAAACTGATTACTATCGAAAAGGGACTAAAGGACTCCTGCCGGTCAGATGGATGGCTCCAGAGAGCCTCAAAGACGGAGTTTTCACGAGTAGCAGCGACGTTTGGAGCTACGGCGTTGTCCTATGGGAGATGGCAACGCTGGCTTCGCAGCCTTACCAAGGCTTATCGAACGATCAAGTTTTAAGGTACGTTATAGACGGAGGAGTGATGGAACGGCCAGAGAATTGCCCAGACAAGCTGTACACTTTGATGAGGTTTTGCTGGCAGCACAAAGCGTCGGCTCGACCGTCATTCTTGAAGCTGTGCTCACTGCTGTTGGAAGACGCCAGTCCAGGGTTTGCAGAAGTGTCGTTTTATCACAGTTCGGCCGGACTAGAAGCTCGCACTTCCCGTCCAACCCCGTCACCCTCGCAAGATGATCCCAGCACGCCACTGAGGCCTAAAGAAGACACGGCCGATAATTTGTCCTTGACGAATTCCAATCAGGATTCGGATATCGAGTTGGATATCGAATCCGGTACTCATATTAACTTTCCCAGTATTAATAATTACGACTGCAAAGACAGTGTTACTACTACAGCTAACGGTTATTTAAGTGGCTGTCCAACAAATGGTGTGGCAACGACGCAGTGCTAG
- the LOC123686434 gene encoding insulin-like receptor isoform X2, translating to MAAEGISQSTSQPPWRSVFVTGPITLFVLLIICDVSAQNALSEYQDGICKSVDIRNSLETFERLRGCRVVEGFVQILLFDNVNKTLLSNISFPELMEITDYLLLYRVNGLRSVGQLFPNLTVIRGQNSFYKYSLIVFEMSSLQEIALHSLSNITNGYIRIDKNPSLCFIKSIDWEKIVSGNEQDINYINPMKPENECPICPGEETSKEVIGTQSCPIAPYKSKTIEVNRKRHLCWNRSHCQKICPKNCTACNNRGECCNKDCLGGCADDDVNNCKVCSNFEVWEGGVRKCVDKCPHNTLEFLGRRCITPSECKNMPRPINLPGSEPLHPYNIHLNKKCVLKCPVNMNVDQQICVPCEKGKCKKPCQGMNIDSVETAKQLTGCTQITGSLEIQIRGGSNVVNELEESLSMIEEIDGYLKIVRSFPLVSLNFLKSLKRIRGNSLDSQKSVFVVLDNQNLQDLWDWKDNRTLTIDKGRLFFHFNPKLCLDKIRTLQSKTGLYPPFTELEVANSSNGDKIACDVKQLNVSLKQIGSRAVSISWQPFKLDDQRNLLGYIVYSIQTKYRNLTLYDGRDACGGDGWRVDDVTIQEDHEQEVVHLLTHLKPYTQYAFYVKTYTIAKENNGAQSNITYFTTSPSEPSTPPKLTVTSDSSDSLKITWAPPLNPNGNITHYIVWGKKQTSNIDFYRNFCEDSNFITIVAAPTHQTTSSEPPPNVDNSSNITNGTCSCDDKGMKESSINEEIQTDRIEFENALHNEVYIRKPIETRKRRAAEFVNSTIRGGDLFHKEVPSPQTELVINNLHHFTSYEISVQACRKKEEGKEEDRNPELCSQTKQENNVKTLVKDGADDIKRIYVINQTMESVTIRWDDLEDPNGMIFKYFIEYKRNTENAKPSVNCITHDDWKKQGRIYTLKLSPGNYSLRVRAITAGSFGKYSPYAFFVIKEPSKFTVLIMSIVLPLFVMGLLTIFLCYKKQKMQKNGPGILVPTINPEYMPTVYVPDEWEIPRKNVELKTELGQGSFGMVYEGKVFDIRGIAEMKCAVKTVNDNSTDRERLEFLNEASVMKGFDTAHVVKLLGVVSQGQPTFVVMELMANGDLKSYLRSQRPDSDSFTPNGRHSPTLKQILQMAIEIADGMAYLSAKKFVHRDLAARNCMVSENLVVKIGDFGMTRDIYETDYYRKGTKGLLPVRWMAPESLKDGVFTSSSDVWSYGVVLWEMATLASQPYQGLSNDQVLRYVIDGGVMERPENCPDKLYTLMRFCWQHKASARPSFLKLCSLLLEDASPGFAEVSFYHSSAGLEARTSRPTPSPSQDDPSTPLRPKEDTADNLSLTNSNQDSDIELDIESGTHINFPSINNYDCKDSVTTTANGYLSGCPTNGVATTQC from the exons ATGGCCGCAGAAGGCATTTCTCAATCGACCAGTCAACCTCCTTGGAGGAGCGTCTTCGTCACAGGGCCAATCACTCTCTTCGTCCTTCTAATCATCTGCGATGTTTCAGCACAGAATGCTCTAAGCGAGTACCAAGATGGAA tttGCAAGAGCGTGGACATTAGAAATTCATTGGAAACGTTCGAGAGGCTGAGAGGTTGTCGTGTCGTGGAAGGTTTTGTACAAATATTACTATTCGACAATGTAAACAAGACTTTATTATCGAATATTAGTTTCCCTGAACTCATGGAAATAACAgactatttattattatatagagtAAATGGACTGCGAAGTGTAGGACAACTCTTTCCTAATTTAACAGTTATAAGAGGACAAAATAGTTTTTATAAATACTCTCTCATAGTGTTCGAAATGTCATCACTTCAGGAGATCGCACTGCATTCATTATCGAACATAACCAATGGATATATAAGAATAGACAAGAACCCATCTTTATGCTTCATCAAATCCATCGATTGGGAGAAAATTGTTAGCGGTAATGAACAAGATATAAATTATATCAACCCAATGAAACCTGAGAACGAGTGTCCTATATGTCCTGGAGAAGAAACCTCAAAAGAAGTGATTGGAACCCAATCTTGCCCCATTGCTCCTTACAAATCCAAAACTATAGAAGTCAATAGAAAGAGACATCTCTGCTGGAATAGGTCTCATTGCCAGAAAATCTGCCCTAAAAACTGCACTGCCTGCAATAACAGAGGAGAGTGCTGCAATAAAGACTGTCTAGGTGGCTGTGCTGATGATGATGTGAACAACTGTAAAGTTTGTAGTAATTTCGAAGTGTGGGAAGGTGGTGTACGTAAATGTGTGGATAAATGCCCTCACAACACCTTAGAA TTTTTAGGTAGAAGATGCATTACCCCATCCGAATGCAAAAACATGCCAAGACCTATCAATCTACCTGGTAGTGAACCTTTGCACCCCTACAATATCCATCTGAATAAAAAATGCGTTCTCAAATGCCCTGTGAATATGAACGTCGATCAACAGATCTGCGTGCCATGTGAAAAAG GTAAATGTAAAAAACCCTGCCAAGGCATGAACATCGACAGCGTGGAGACGGCCAAACAACTGACTGGGTGCACTCAAATAACTGGTTCTCTTGAGATACAAATACGGGGAGGAA GTAATGTGGTCAACGAACTCGAAGAAAGCTTGAGCATGATCGAAGAAATTGACGGCTATCTCAAAATCGTTCGATCTTTTCCCTTGGTGTCTTTGAACTTTCTGAAGAGTCTGAAACGAATAAGAGGCAATTCTCTGGACAGTCAAAA atCGGTCTTCGTCGTGTTGGATAACCAGAATCTGCAAGATCTTTGGGACTGGAAGGACAACAGAACCTTGACAATTGACAAGGGACgtctgttttttcattttaacccGAAACTATGCCTGGATAAGATAAGAACCTTGCAGAGTAAAACTGGACTCTACCCTCCTTTCACTGAACTAGAAGTAGCAAATAGTTCCAATGGGGATAAAATTGCCT GTGATGTTAAACAGCTGAACGTGAGCTTGAAACAAATTGGTAGCAGGGCAGTTTCTATCAGTTGGCAGCCGTTTAAACTTGATGACCAACGAAATTTGTTGGGATATATCGTTTACAGTATTCAGACCAAATACAGGAATCTCACTTTGTACGATGGAAGGGATGCTTGTGGTGGTGATGG aTGGCGAGTGGATGATGTCACTATACAGGAGGATCACGAACAAGAAGTTGTTCACCTCTTGACCCATTTGAAACCCTACACACAGTATGCTTTCTACGTGAAGACTTACACAATTGCAAAAGAAAACAATGGAGCACAAAGTAACATAACTTATTTTACAACGAGTCCATCAG AACCATCTACTCCTCCAAAGTTGACCGTGACCAGCGACAGCAGTGACTCATTGAAAATAACATGGGCGCCTCCACTAAATCCCAATGGTAACATCACCCATTACATTGTCTGGGGTAAAAAGCAGACCAGCAACATCGACTTCTACAGGAACTTTTGTGAAGATT CTAATTTCATCACGATTGTAGCAGCCCCTACCCATCAGACAACAAGCAGTGAACCACCTCCGAACGTTGATAATTCGAGCAATATCACTAACGGCACCTGCTCCTGCGATGACAAGGGTATGAAAGAAAGCAGCATCAACGAGGAGATCCAGACCGATAGAATTGAGTTTGAGAACGCGCTTCATAACGAAGTGTACATCAGAAA ACCAATCGAAACCAGAAAGCGTAGAGCTGCTGAGTTCgttaattcgacaattagag GTGGCGATTTATTCCATAAAGAGGTCCCGTCTCCGCAAACGGAATTGGTGATTAACAATCTGCATCATTTTACATCCTACGAAATCTCTGTACAAGCCTGCCGTAAGAAGGAAGAAGGAAAAGAGGAAGATAGGAATCCCGAGCTGTGCAGCCAAACGAAACAAGAGAACAATGTAAAGACGTTGGTGAAAG ATGGCGCGGATGATATCAAGAGGATTTACGTTATCAACCAAACGATGGAGAGTGTGACCATCAGATGGGACGATTTGGAAGATCCAAATGGAATGATCTTCAAGTACTTCATCGAGTATAAAAGAAACACAGAGAAT GCCAAGCCTTCTGTTAATTGTATTACACACGACGATTGGAAGAAGCAAGGCAGAATATATACCTTGAAGTTGAGTCCTGGCAATTATAGTCTCAGGGTACGCGCAATAACTGCTGGAAGTTTTGGGAAGTATTCTCCTTATGCCTTTTTTGTGATAAAAGAACCCAGCAAATTCACCGTTTTAATCATGAGTATTGTTCTACCTCTATTTGTGATG ggttTGCTGACGATATTCTTGTGTTATAAAAAGCAGAAAATGCAGAAAAACGGTCCTGGAATATTAGTTCCTACAATCAATCCTGAATATATGCCAACTGTGTATGTCCCTGACGAGTGGGAAATACcaagaaaaaatgttgaattgaagacTGAATTGGGACAGGGTAGTTTTGGTATGGTTTATGAAGGAAAAGTATTCGATATAAGAGGAATTGCCGAGATGAAATGTGCCGTTAAGACCGTAAATGATAATTCTACGGATAG AGAACGTCTAGAATTTCTGAACGAGGCATCAGTCATGAAGGGCTTCGATACGGCGCATGTGGTTAAACTGCTCGGTGTCGTGTCGCAAGGCCAACCTACGTTTGTAGTTATGGAATTAATGGCGAATGGCGATTTAAAATCATATCTCAGGTCGCAAAGGCCAGATTCCGATAGCTTCACGCCGAACGGAAGACATTCCCCCACCCTTAAGCAAATCCTGCAGATGGCCATCGAAATAGCAGACGGAATGGCTTATTTGTCCGCTAAGAAATTCGTGCACAGAGACTTAGCAGCGAGGAACTGCATGGTTTCCGAGAACTTAGTTGTTAAAATCGGCGACTTCGGCATGACACGTGATATTTACGAAACTGATTACTATCGAAAAGGGACTAAAGGACTCCTGCCGGTCAGATGGATGGCTCCAGAGAGCCTCAAAGACGGAGTTTTCACGAGTAGCAGCGACGTTTGGAGCTACGGCGTTGTCCTATGGGAGATGGCAACGCTGGCTTCGCAGCCTTACCAAGGCTTATCGAACGATCAAGTTTTAAGGTACGTTATAGACGGAGGAGTGATGGAACGGCCAGAGAATTGCCCAGACAAGCTGTACACTTTGATGAGGTTTTGCTGGCAGCACAAAGCGTCGGCTCGACCGTCATTCTTGAAGCTGTGCTCACTGCTGTTGGAAGACGCCAGTCCAGGGTTTGCAGAAGTGTCGTTTTATCACAGTTCGGCCGGACTAGAAGCTCGCACTTCCCGTCCAACCCCGTCACCCTCGCAAGATGATCCCAGCACGCCACTGAGGCCTAAAGAAGACACGGCCGATAATTTGTCCTTGACGAATTCCAATCAGGATTCGGATATCGAGTTGGATATCGAATCCGGTACTCATATTAACTTTCCCAGTATTAATAATTACGACTGCAAAGACAGTGTTACTACTACAGCTAACGGTTATTTAAGTGGCTGTCCAACAAATGGTGTGGCAACGACGCAGTGCTAG